ATACTATTTTACACAACTTTCTGGGTTGTAAAAAAGTACAATCATAATTTAAAAAAAGCCAAAATCACAGCTATAGTTATAAGTATTATTAGCACTCCTTTAGTGTATTATGGTTTAATATTATTATTGATAAGTTATATCGAGTACATACCAGAGTCAACATTTAATGAACAAAAATGGCGTACAGAAAAAACATCAAGATATAAAATGAGAGATGACATAATTGATAATCAAATTTTAAAACTAAAAAACAAGTCTGAAGTTGTTACGCTTCTGGGAAATCCTTCTAATAGCACTAGTGATAATCAGTGGGTTTATGATTTAGGAATATCTAGTGCAGGCTTTGGTGTTCAATTTCATAGTTTACAAATCACTTTTAAAAACAATGTGGTAGCAAAAGTTAAAAAGTTTATGATAACAGATTAATTAGCAAAGATTCCTATTTTCGCATAATATAAAATGAGTATAATAACCAACATCAATAAAGTATTTGACCATAGGATTAGGCTAGGAATTATGTCTGTTTTAATGGTAAATGAGTACGCAGATTTTAAAACCCTAAAAGCGTTATTAGATGCGACAGATGGTAATTTAGCAAGTCACACTAAAGCATTAGAAAAAGCAGATTATATCACAGTAGAAAAACAATTTATAGATCGTAAACCAAACACACGTTATAGTGTTACTAAGTTAGGTCAAGCCGAATTTAAAAAACACATTAATGCACTTGAAAAATTAATCAAAAAACAGTAATCTATTTTTTTATCTATTTACTTTGAAAAACAAAGCACTTTGAAATATGAAAACACAACGTAAACAATTAGTCGCATGGTTATTTAAAATAACACAACATATTTACACCAAATACTTCAAAAAAAACAAACCTTGGCATATAAAAAAACAACACTTATTACAATTTCCAAAAGACACCTTTGGTTATCATTTAGGCCTGTTTTTACAACACAATGGGTTTGAGTTAATTCCTAAAGTAGAACGTCACGACGCCTACCACGTAATGACTGGCTATAATACCACTGAGGAAGACGAAATAGCCTTACAATACCTTTGCTTTGGTAATGGTAAACGCAGCATATACTTGTTTGGCGTGATTACTATAGGCTCCTTAATATTACCAGAATATTGGAAGTATTATATAAAATCGTATCGTATAGGCAAAAATGCAAATGCCTTTTACAATCTAAATTATAAAGGATTACTAAACACCTCAGTTAGCACTTTAAGAAGCTCTATATTTATTAATCTAAATTATTAAAATGAAAACCTATATCAAACTTATAATTATGGCCATAACTATAATGGTACTCGCCATTTTAATGGCGCACTTTTATATTAATTATAAAGCTAAAGACAAACTTTATAATGACGTAAACGTAATTCCTAAAAACCAGGTAGGTTTATTACTTGGCACCAGCAAATACACAAGTAATAACACTATAAACTTATATTACAAATACCGCTTGGAAGCTGCTTATTTACTTTACAAAAACAAAAAAGTTGAACGTATTTTGATTAGTGGAGACAACAGTACTAGTTATTATGACGAACCTTCAACATTTAAACAAGACCTTATCAATCTTGGTATTCCTGCAGATAAGATAATATTAGACTATGCTGGATTTAGAACATTAGATTCTGTTATTAGAGCCAACAAAATATTTGGTTTGGATAGTTTTACAATAATCTCACAAAAATTTCATAACCAACGTGCCATTTATTTAGCACAACACTATAATTTAAACGTTATTGCCTTTAACGCAAAAGATGTAATAAGGCGTTACGGTTTGCGCACCAAAGCAAGAGAGTATTTAGCACGTACCAAAGCAATTATAGATGTTATTATTAATACACAACCTAAGTTTTTGGGTCCAAAAATAAGCTTATAATGACAGTAAAAATTGATACTAAATTTTTAGCGCTAACACTAATTATACTTTTAACAGAAATTGCAATTGCATACTACTTAAAAAATGGTTTTATACGATTTACAGTTGGCGATTTTCTGGCTTCTATATTAGTCTATTGTGGCCTAAAAAGCATTTTTAAAATACATTGTATTCAGGCTTCAATTTGGGCATTAGCAATCTCTTTTTGTATTGAGTTTGCCCAACTAACAAACCTACTTGACACATTACATTTAAAACATAACAAAATAGCCTCAATCGTGCTTGGCAGCCACTTTAGTATAGCTGACTTAGTCGCATATACATTAGGTATTATCACTATCTATTTTATAGATACAAATTACATCACTAATGAAAACAATTAAACAAATCATCCAAGCAGAACATAAAACCATACTATCTATAATATTCCTAACTTTTTTTAGTTTGGTTTTATTACTAATAAGAATTAAATTAACTAGTAATTACTACTATTTATTTTTAATCTGGAATTTATTTTTAGCAGGACTACCCTATTTAATAAGTAGTTATTTAGCAACTCTTAAACACACAAAATCATCAACTCTAATTACTAACAGTTTACTATGGTTACTATTTTTACCAAACGCACCTTATATAGTTACGGACTTATTTCATTTAAAATATAGTAGTCAACATTTACTCTGGATAGACACGTTAATTATCACCATGTTTGCTATTACCGGATTAATTTTGTTTTTTAAATCTGTTTGGACCATGGAAATTATTTTTAAGACTTACGTCGAAAAACATATTGTTGCATTCAGTATTCCGTTGTTATTTATATTAGTTGGTTTTGGAGTTTACTTAGGTCGCTTTTTAAGATTTAATTCTTGGGAAGTATTAAATAAACCATGGACTATATTAGAAACAACAGTATTTATAATACTAAATCCAAATTTAAATTACACAGCGTGGCTATTTACAATTGTATTTGGATTGTTTTTATGTGTCTGTTATTACGCCATAAAAACAAATTACACTACAAACAAAAAAGCTTCCCATTAGGAAGCTTTTTTATACTAATTAAATATGAAATTAATTTTAATCATTATCTATAATTGAAATCGTAGCTTCTCCTATCGCACTTGCAGATCCACTTATTAATGTTCCTACAACAGTAAAATTTTCAGTCCCTTCAGCTTCTGTATCATCTGTAATTACAATTGCAAATACACCATTTGTGCTACCTGCTTCAATGGTAATATTAATATTGTTATTACCATAAATACCTTCAATTTGATAATCTTCAAAATCTACTTCACTAGAAACAATTTCAAAATTAATAACAATATCATCGATAGCTGGACTAGATAAAGTAAAAGCATATTCCAAAATATCTCCTTCTGTTACCGTTTGATCATTTACAATTATACTTGGACTAGTTGGCACACTAGTGTCATCACTTGGATCTGTACCATTAGCAGCTTCAATACAATCATCAAAACCATCTCCATCACTATCTGCCACATTAGGATCTGTTATATTACCGTTTGGATTACAGATAGAAAGGTCACTATCAATACCTGATAACTCTTCGCAATCTGTTAATCCATCACCATCTGTGTCTAAATATTCCTGATACAAGTATACTTCTGCAATATCAAATTGATTTGTTATGGTATTAACCGCTTTTACATAAATAATTTGCGTATTCCCATCATCTATAAATGGACTAGCTAATGGATTAACATCAGCTAATGCATCAGCTTCAGTTAAGTAAAAAATATAGTTATTATTAATTAATTCAAAATAAACCTCTGAAACAATACTATCAAAATCATAAATTAATGATGGGATACAACCTATTCCTGAAACCTCTGTTGCGTAAATTAAGACATCCAAATTATCTAAATAATCTGGTATTGAGTCACCATCACTATCGTCATTCATTGGATCTCCATCACTATCATAATCCTCATCAATAGTATCAACACCATCATCATCATCATCAGTATCCAAATAGTCAGGTACACCATCTTGATCTGTATCGTCATCAGTATAATCGCCATTAGCATTTAAGTCTTCATTAAAATCTAACACACCATCTGCATCAGCATCCAAAAGTGTTGTACAAGACATTTGCGTGCCTAAATCTGTGATAGGAACTGTAAAATTACCTGTTACAAAAGTTGTAGATTGATTGTTTGTTATATCAAAAAACTGCATGGTATACTCGGTATCTGTCAAACAATAATCTATAGATAAATCCAAGATTCCGTCGGTTATTGGAATAATAGATACAGAATTATTATAATTTAAAAAGACATAACCATTTGTAGCTGGAGTACCAGAACAATCGTTAAAAACACCAGTTACATTAGTCGTTTGTGCATTACTATCTGATACTGTTATGGTCAAATTAGTGTCTATATCAAACGGTCCAACAATCTCAGTATAATCATTATCAATACAACCAAAATCCGGAATGGTTACTGTTAATGTTTCGTTAGCAGGAATAATACCACAAACTTCACCATTTGCATTAGTGTACCCTGCAGTTGCAGATGTCCATGATACCGATTCGCGTTGCAATTGTACAATGGTATTAGGCAAAGGATTGTTATTATCATCCACTACAGTAATACACAGTTGAACGGTATCAAAAGCAATGTCACAGTTCCAAAAACTAAAATGAGATACCTCTCCAACGTATTTATTACCCTGTAAAACTGCTGTACCTTCTTCCTTCCAATATCCATATGTTTCGTCAAAATACCATAATGGTATTGTTTCCGGAGGATTAGTAGCATTAGTTGGCACAGGAACAGATAATTCTGCAGTGGTACCTTCTGCGATATTTAAAACCTCACCATTTTCTCCAATTAACTTAACAGCTATCATACCATAAGTTTCTAAAGCTTGTAAATTACCACTCGTATTTTCTGCTATTAAAGCTCCTGGCATTTGCAAAGCCATAGCCTCATTATCCGGATTTAAATGTCTTAAAACAACCTGAACATTTCCTAAATACTCAAAACCATTTTCAGTTTCAAAATCACCTGAAAAATTAACAGAAGTTCCGTTTGGCAAGCCAATATTAAAAGGTTGCCCTGCTCCAATTGTAGCATTTGGATCGGCATCCAACAACATAATTTCTACTTGGTTAACACCACTTGTAGGCACCAAAGATCTAGAACCATCAATAAAACCAACTTTAGACGCTTTTATATAGGCGAATTTTTCATAAACCGTTGCAGACTCCACTGAAAACACTCCGTTTGCATCTGTTACGGTCATCATGTTACCTACGTTAATACTAGCTCCAATAATTGGGTCACCTTCTTCATTTATAACCCTTCCTATAAATCTTGCATCCATAGATGCTCCAAAATTTTCTAAAAAAGGATTGCCAGCTTGACCATCTACTTGTTGTTGGTTTAACGGAATATTATTGTCTTTTTCGCAAGAAAAAATTAATAAAACAACAAATAATGATACTATAAACTTTAGTTTTTTCATCTTTTAAGTTTTGTAATGGTTATATTAATATAACAGATTAAGGCCAAAAAGTCCTAACTTGATATTACTCTTTACCGTCTACGTAGTTTTGTAAATAACTAAATCTTTTAGTCAATTTACCATTTTCGGTAATTTTAGCTCTTTTTAAAATACCATCTGCATCATTATTAAAAAACGCAGGAATAACATGTTTTAAAAACATCTCTCCAAAACCTTCACTTGCATCTTTTGGTAATTCGCAAGGTAAATTATCTACTGCCATTACAGTTATTGCATCTTTATCATTATAAGCTACTTCTTTTTCAGTTTTTGCATTATAACCATAAAAAGGGTCAGCAATAGTGGATGGACGGATTGTTGATGCTACAGGTCCATCAATATCGCAAGAAATATCGGCTATTAAGTTAATTTTAAAATGTGGATGTCTTGCATCTTCTCTTGTAAATAAATAAGGAGCTCCATC
The genomic region above belongs to Olleya sp. Hel_I_94 and contains:
- a CDS encoding winged helix-turn-helix domain-containing protein, with protein sequence MSIITNINKVFDHRIRLGIMSVLMVNEYADFKTLKALLDATDGNLASHTKALEKADYITVEKQFIDRKPNTRYSVTKLGQAEFKKHINALEKLIKKQ
- a CDS encoding Coq4 family protein, whose protein sequence is MKTQRKQLVAWLFKITQHIYTKYFKKNKPWHIKKQHLLQFPKDTFGYHLGLFLQHNGFELIPKVERHDAYHVMTGYNTTEEDEIALQYLCFGNGKRSIYLFGVITIGSLILPEYWKYYIKSYRIGKNANAFYNLNYKGLLNTSVSTLRSSIFINLNY
- a CDS encoding vancomycin high temperature exclusion protein, with translation MKTYIKLIIMAITIMVLAILMAHFYINYKAKDKLYNDVNVIPKNQVGLLLGTSKYTSNNTINLYYKYRLEAAYLLYKNKKVERILISGDNSTSYYDEPSTFKQDLINLGIPADKIILDYAGFRTLDSVIRANKIFGLDSFTIISQKFHNQRAIYLAQHYNLNVIAFNAKDVIRRYGLRTKAREYLARTKAIIDVIINTQPKFLGPKISL
- a CDS encoding DUF2809 domain-containing protein — translated: MTVKIDTKFLALTLIILLTEIAIAYYLKNGFIRFTVGDFLASILVYCGLKSIFKIHCIQASIWALAISFCIEFAQLTNLLDTLHLKHNKIASIVLGSHFSIADLVAYTLGIITIYFIDTNYITNENN
- a CDS encoding DUF1361 domain-containing protein, translating into MKTIKQIIQAEHKTILSIIFLTFFSLVLLLIRIKLTSNYYYLFLIWNLFLAGLPYLISSYLATLKHTKSSTLITNSLLWLLFLPNAPYIVTDLFHLKYSSQHLLWIDTLIITMFAITGLILFFKSVWTMEIIFKTYVEKHIVAFSIPLLFILVGFGVYLGRFLRFNSWEVLNKPWTILETTVFIILNPNLNYTAWLFTIVFGLFLCVCYYAIKTNYTTNKKASH